From Drosophila virilis strain 15010-1051.87 chromosome X, Dvir_AGI_RSII-ME, whole genome shotgun sequence, the proteins below share one genomic window:
- the LOC6631959 gene encoding uncharacterized protein — MLRQLQLRAPIKGLQLKRSLTYNPKQLQPFALGEAVKKEPQIKMQSKPGRYVAQLIVKIAPIKAQNSNNLPLGYSNLRKELPIYENLHNIRQYSVCLNPLDQLQTDQGKLSRSNNLTMGYSDMGVDQANSVALVPLEHSSVEQNMKNVVTPKPQPQPKVPEQPVRKIPYYNPLRRRSNVDPARVQYIKDRFKERSMETDTNKPQGKKFVSRTTLHSGRLDKID, encoded by the exons ATGTTGCGTCAACTTCAATTGAGAGCCCCCATTAAGGGCCTGCAGCTGAAACGCTCCTTGACTTACA ATCCAAAGCAATTGCAGCCATTTGCTTTGGGCGAGGCTGTCAAAAAGGAGCCACAGATCAAGATGCAATCAAAGCCAGGACGCTATGTAGCCCAGCTTATCGTCAAGATCGCCCCGATTAAGGCACAGAACAGCAATAATTTGCCATTGGGCTACTCCAACTTGCGCAAGGAGCTGCCGATTTATGAGAACCTACACAATATTAGACAATATAGCGTTTGTCTAAATCCGCTGGACCAGTTGCAGACGGACCAGGGCAAACTGAGCCGAAGCAATAATTTGACAATGGGCTATTCAGATATGGGCGTGGATCAGGCAAACAGCGTGGCCCTTGTGCCGCTAGAGCATTCATCAGTTGAACAGAATATGAAAAACGTTGTCACCCCAAAGCCGCAACCACAGCCAAAGGTGCCGGAGCAGCCGGTGCGCAAGATACCATATTATAATCCACTCAGGCGCCGCAGCAACGTTGATCCGGCACGTGTCCAGTATATCAAGGATAGGTTTAAAGAACGCAGCATGGAGACCGATACTAACAAGCCGCAGGGTAAAAAGTTCGTCTCGCGCACCACGCTTCACTCTGGGCGTTTGGACAAGATTGATTAG